A stretch of Prionailurus bengalensis isolate Pbe53 chromosome E4, Fcat_Pben_1.1_paternal_pri, whole genome shotgun sequence DNA encodes these proteins:
- the BECN2 gene encoding beclin-2, giving the protein MFPIRFICQCCKQPLKLNQSMETSGLETTQEPTASTLSAQWEPGETLERGPASKAETDTEKLQDSTSCSTLPGDDGKMSRDSSSNFILLGEFAPTSMLSNAQKTAGDIFDILTGERDVDHALCEDCTDKLLEELDTQLILTETENQNYKHWRKRIHDGELETLQEELEGLELEEARLAQELEEVEKNQKRVAEDLEAARAETQVLDQQDEQHWRDYSHLQWQQLELQDELTSRRNQLVRAQIQWDWLKKTNVFSATFEIRDDGPVGIINSFRLGCLPTVPVSWNEINMAWGQTALLLHALSNKIGLEFQRYQLFPCGNRSYLKSLTDDTIELPLFCITGQITCLDVKFDLAMMAFLDCMQQFKEEAEKGKWGLCLPCKIHVENGLMEDSGSTGEFYSIRTCLNTEEQWTKALKLMLINFKCSLAWLSLKYCQK; this is encoded by the coding sequence ATGTTCCCCATCCGCTTCATTTGCCAGTGCTGCAAGCAGCCGCTAAAGCTGAATCAGTCCATGGAGACCTCAGGTCTTGAGACCACCCAAGAACCTACAGCTTCCACACTCTCAGCTCAGTGGGAGCCAGGAGAAACCCTGGAAAGAGGCCCTGCCTCCAAGGCAGAGACAGATACTGAGAAGCTGCAGGATAGTACCTCCTGCTCCACCCTCCCTGGAGATGATGGCAAGATGTCCAGGGACAGTTCTAGCAACTTCATCTTACTTGGAGAGTTTGCCCCTACAAGTATGCTCAGTAACGCCCAGAAGACTGCTGGGGACATTTTTGACATCCTGACTGGTGAAAGAGATGTGGACCACGCCCTGTGTGAGGACTGTACTGACAAACTTTTAGAGGAGCTGGACACCCAACTCAttctcacagaaacagagaaccaGAACTACAAACACTGGAGGAAGAGAATACATGACGGGGAGCTGGAGACACTGCAGGAGGAGCTGGAGGGCCTGGAGCTGGAGGAAGCAAGGCTGGCTCAAGAgctggaggaggtggagaagaaCCAAAAAAGAGTAGCAGAGGATCTTGAGGCAGCCAGAGCAGAGACTCAAGTGCTGGACCAGCAGGATGAGCAGCACTGGAGGGACTACAGTCACTTACAATGGCAGCAACTGGAACTGCAGGATGAGCTGACCAGCAGGAGGAACCAGCTGGTACGTGCCCAGATCCAGTGGGACTGGCTGAAGAAGACCAATGTTTTCAGTGCCACCTTTGAGATCAGGGATGATGGCCCTGTGGGCATCATCAATAGCTTCAGATTGGGCTGCCTCCCCACTGTCCCCGTGAGCTGGAATGAGATCAACATGGCCTGGGGACAGACAGCCTTGCTACTTCATGCCCTGTCCAACAAGATTGGGCTGGAGTTTCAGAGGTATCAACTCTTCCCCTGTGGAAACCGGTCCTATCTGAAGTCTTTAACAGATGACACCATTGAGCTGCCATTGTTCTGCATCACGGGGCAGATTACTTGCTTGGATGTCAAATTTGACCTCGCAATGATGGCTTTTTTGGACTGCATGCAGCAGTTCAAGGAAGAGGCTGAGAAAGGCAAGTGGGGTCTCTGCCTGCCCTGCAAGATTCATGTGGAAAATGGCCTGATGGAAGACTCTGGAAGCACTGGTGAGTTCTATTCCATCAGAACCTGCCTGAACACGGAGGAGCAGTGGACAAAGGCACTCAAGCTCATGCTTATAAATTTTAAGTGTAGTCTTGCTTGGCTGTCtttaaaatattgtcaaaaaTAA